Proteins co-encoded in one Fusarium musae strain F31 chromosome 3, whole genome shotgun sequence genomic window:
- a CDS encoding hypothetical protein (EggNog:ENOG41) has product MTAEKSEITPAGQGPPDATIDSESNQDAISAPTEALRKLWTKFPLTLAFVGLFVMNFCMVFAASSAGVYDPYATSHFQGHSLIATANIVHGIVRIVGYPLLAKVADHIGRPQGFAGAAISMALANVLYAACRNVETYLAGGIFESFGDTWWTITEQIFIAEVTSLINRGFLFTLPESLAAIPTLYAGTYLGEHMLLKSSWRWGFGMWAAIMPFCALPTIAVMVFMSMRARKRGIVSHRTSLRAASEIPKGASWVVQARQVLYVQLDIVGAFLLLAGLAMTLLPLSITGRRNTDKWSEPSSIVLLVVGVVTFVAFLIWDGRYAKKPIVPFRMIKNRNVILACVSVCLIAMSDSTYRTFASSFLQVAGGYSPGHAVRIDNSRRVALNLGGLVIGLGIRFVKHTKPFIILGFIMVALANGLPIYFTNIDGARVANEASLTTGQVLLGLGRGFAQVPLQVSLQAAVPDHEIGIATAIIGGALWNTLLPRRLAANLPEEVKANSTAIFRSIVVAQSYELGTETRDAINLSYRMTQQTLAIGSLSLSIPLLLMMFFFRNVKLAKEDNERNEIAEQQLAAAEQKVGNGQNETSEKK; this is encoded by the exons ATGACTGCAGAAAAGAGCGAGATCACGCCGGCTGGACAGGGTCCTCCGGATGCTACAATTGACTCAGAGAGCAACCAAGATGCCATTTCAGCTCCGACAGAAGCTCTGCGCAAGCTCTGGACCAAGTTTCCGCTTACCTTGGCATTCGTCGG CCTTTTTGTCATGAACTTTTGCATGGTATTTGCCGCGTCCTCAGCTGGCGTTTATGATCCATACGCCACCAGCCATTTCCAAGGCCATTCGCTTATTGCTACGGCAAATATCGTTCATGGCATTGTTCGCATTGTCGGTTATCCACTCTTGGCCAAGGTTGCAGAT CATATTGGGCGACCACAGGGATTTGCTGGGGCTGCGATTAGCATGGCTCTGGCGAATGTTCTCTATGCGGCGTGCCGCAATGTTGAAACATATCTT GCTGGCGGTATTTTCGAATCGTTTGGCGATACATGGTGGACAATAACCGAGCAGATCTTCATCGCCGAGGTGACATCCCTGATTAACAGAGGCTTCCTCTTCACCCTCCCAGAATCACTCGCTGCCATACCGACTTTATACGCTGGCACGTATCTCGGTGAGCATATGCTGCTCAAGTCCTCTTGGCGCTGGGGCTTTGGCATGTGGGCTGCCATCATGCCATTCTGTGCACTACCGACTATCGCCGTTATGGTGTTTATGAGTATGAGGGCGCGAAAGAGGGGTATCGTGAGTCACCGAACTTCATTGCGCGCTGCTTCTGAGATACCGAAGGGCGCGTCTTGGGTAGTCCAAGCTAGGCAAGTTCTCTATGTCCAGTTGGATATCGTCGGAGCGTTCTTGTTACTTGCGGGTCTCGCCATGACTCTTCTTCCCCTTTCTATCACTGGAAGACGCAACACTGACAAGTGGTCTGAGCCATCATCTATCGTCTTGTTGGTAGTTGGCGTCGTCACATTTGTTGCATTCTTGATCTGGGATGGCCGGTATGCTAAGAAGCCAATTGTACCTTTCCGTATGATCAAGAACCGCAACGTCATATTGGCTTGTGTTTCAGTATGTTTGATCGCAATGTCGGACTCGACGTACCGCACATTTGCTTCTAGCTTTTTGCAAGTTGCTGGTGGCTATTCTCCAGGGCATGCAGTTCGCATTGA CAATTCTCGACGTGTTGCGTTGAACCTTGGTGGTCTTGTCATTGGCTTGGGTATCCGCTTTGTCAAGCACACTAAaccattcatcatcctcggcttCATAATGGTTGCCTTAGCGAACGGACTTCCGATTTACTTTACAAATATTGACGGAGCTCGAGTCGCGAATGAGGCGTCATTGACCACCGGGCAAGTCctgcttggccttggtcgTGGTTTCGCCCAGGTGCCACTCCAGGTCTCTTTGCAGGCCGCTGTTCCAGACCATGAGATTGGCATTGCAACAGCCAT TATCGGAGGAGCATTATGGAACACCCTGCTTCCCCGCCGCCTCGCTGCAAACCTCCCAGAAGAAGTCAAGGCCAACAGCACTGCAATCTTCCGTTCGATCGTAGTTGCACAGAGCTACGAGTTGGGCACTGAGACGCGTGATGCGATTAACCTGAGCTATCGCATGACACAACAGACCCTCGCTATTGGATCTCTCTCCCTGTCTATCCCgctcttgttgatgatgttcttCTTCCGAAATGTCAAGCTAGCCAAGGAGGATAACGAGAGGAACGAGATTGCAGAGCAACAGCTTGCTGCAGCAGAGCAGAAGGTTGGGAACGGACAAAATGAGACGAGCGAGAAGAAGTAG
- a CDS encoding hypothetical protein (EggNog:ENOG41), with amino-acid sequence MSTDIPKTDTGTSDVRHDMLGGLRLRNEETNEIILIPTPTNDPNDPLNWSKPYRFYIAVLVSCAIFFSNFLAAGPSVAIVSTTESFFGPPGPDFSAKVSKIAYFFTTTALLQGMGNLIWMPFVAKYGRRPTYVLSFIMYTAVAAWAGGATTYGSALAARILMGFASGVAECLAPLTISDLFFLHERGAAMAIYTTALSAGVGVGIIVAGLITINLSWRYIYWVSVALIGVCTILIILTFPETVYNRQETTEGTHTHIDANSKDQDQDQDIEKVQFEEASTSGHTSYTPPPKRTFLQNLSLYSGTHTKESILKLFFRPVILLTLPPVLWATLVMSVTIGFLVAISSNFAVAFSATYGFKPWQAGLCFISCPIGAGVGAFFGGYFSDKVADRLTRKNGGIREPEMRLPAILISLVIAPLSLVLYGVGIDRSWHWIVPTIGLGLLNMAIVQATNVSLVYTIDSYRPVAGELAVTQLAFKSAFGFLLSFYTNPWIDISGYANAFGAMAGISGAVILCWVPIYIWGRRIRHATWNWGYIEKFVHWNVDREVGE; translated from the exons atgtctACAGATATTCCCAAGACCGATACAGGCACGTCTGATGTCCGGCACGACATGCTGGGAGGTCTGCGCCTCCGCAATGAAGAGACCAATGAGATAATCCTCATACCAACCCCAACAAATGATCCCAATGACCCGCTCAACTG GTCCAAGCCATACCGCTTTTACATCGCCGTACTCGTCTCctgcgccatcttcttcagcaactTCCTAGCAGCTGGTCCTTCGGTTGCCATCGTCAGCACGACCGAATCCTTCTTTGGTCCGCCCGGTCCCGATTTCAGCGCCAAAGTTTCCAAGATTGCCTACTTCTTCACCACTACTGCTCTTCTCCAGGGCATGGGAAACCTAATATGGATGCCCTTCGTTGCCAAGTACGGCCGTCGACCTACCTATGTCCTGTCATTTATAATGTATACAGCTGTCGCTGCGTGGGCTGGTGGTGCAACTACTTACGGCAGTGCGTTGGCTGCGAGAATCCTCATGGGTTTTGCGTCGGGCGTTGCTGAGTGTCTTGCCCCCTTGACTATCTCGGACCTGTTCTTTCTGCACGAGAGAGGTGCAGCCATGGC GATATATACCACTGCGCTGTCCGCTGGCGTAGGTGTTGGAATCATTGTGGCTGGACTCATTACCATCAATCTAAGCTGGCGGTATATCTACTGGGTATCGGTGGCTTTGATTGGAGTATGTACCATTCTGATCATCTTGACGTTCCCCGAGACCGTCTACAACCGCCAGGAAACTACAGAAGGTACACATACGCACATTGATGCCAACTCCAAGGATCAGGATCAGGATCAGGATATTGAAAAGGTACAGTTTGAAGAAGCCTCGACATCTGGACACACATCTTATACTCCACCCCCAAAGCGCACATTCCTTCAAAACTTGTCTCTGTACAGCGGCACACACACCAAAGAGTCTATACTCAAGCTATTCTTCCGGCCGGTCATTCTCCTCACGCTTCCACCAGTGCTTTGGGCTACCCTCGTCATGTCCGTTACCATCGGCTTCCTCGTTGCCATCAGCTCCAACTTTGCTGTAGCTTTTTCTGCCACCTATGGCTTCAAGCCGTGGCAAGCCGGCTTATGCTTCATTTCATGTCCCATCGGCGCCGGTGTTGGAGCATTCTTTGGAGGTTACTTTAGCGACAAGGTGGCGGATCGACTGACTCGGAAGAATGGTGGTATTCGAGAGCCAGAGATGCGATTGCCTGCTATTCTCATCTCGCTTGTCATCGCGCCGCTCTCCCTGGTTCTGTATGGTGTAGGCATCGATCGCAGCTGGCACTGGATTGTCCCTACCATTGGTCTGGGTCTTT TGAACATGGCAATCGTTCAGGCTACCAACGTCAGCTTGGTCTACACAATTGACAGCTACCGTCCCGTTGCAGGAGAGTTGGCAGTGACACAGCTAGCGTTCAAGT CTGCTTTCGGATTTCTCCTCTCTTTCTACACTAATCCTTGGATTGATATCAGCGGATATGCTAATGCATTTGGCGCCATGGCTGGAATCTCGGGGGCGGTTATTTTGTGCTGGGTGCCTATTTATATCTGGGGGCGTAGGATCCGCCATGCTACGTGGAACTGGGGCTACATTGAGAAGTTTGTTCACTGGAATGTTGATCGTGAAGTGGGCGAGTAG
- a CDS encoding hypothetical protein (EggNog:ENOG41): protein MSTPKVALVTAASSGLGAAIARMLAVDLGMNVVINFNSNESRANKLAQSLQTECDKKYAGSNISIQAIQADTCDKLQIKSLVDETASRFDGRLDVVISNVGWTKMRQFSDIDDNVDEDDWDRCYVANVKSHLWLFHAAKRYLEESNKREAGVPVFVSTASLAGVTPSGSSVPYAVTKAAQIHLGKCLAKIAAPSIRVNTISPGILLTEWGLSFPAERLEAARNTNKLGRFATVEDVAEQVKAFVVSKSVTGQNGVIDAGFSL from the exons ATGTCCACACCCAAAGTTGCACTTGTCACAGCTGCAAGCAGTGGTCTCGGCGCAGCCATTGCCCGCATGCTAGCCGTTGACCTAGGAATGAACGTGGTaatcaacttcaacagcAACGAATCACGCGCCAACAAACTGGCTCAAAGCCTTCAAACCGAGTGTGACAAAAAGTATGCAGGGTCAAACATCTCGATACAGGCTATTCAAGCAGATACGTGCGATAAGCTGCAGATCAAATCACTCGTGGACGAGACAGCATCGAGGTTCGACGGGCGTTTAGATGTTGTCATATCCAATGTCGGTTGGACCAAGATGCGTCAGTTCTCCGATATCGACGACaatgttgacgaggatgactgGGATCGCTGCTACGTTGCCAATGTCAAGAGTCACCTGTGGCTTTTCCATGCGGCAAAGCGGTATCTTGAGGAGAGCAACAAGAGAGAAGCTGGAGTGCCTGTTTTTGTGTCTACAGCTAGTTTGGCGGGAGTTACCCCCAGCGGAAGTAGCGTG CCGTACGCAGTCACAAAGGCTGCACAGATTCACCTAGGCAAGTGTCTTGCCAAGATAGCTGCGCCGTCAATCAGGGTAAATACCATTTCTCCTGGCATATTACTTACG GAATGGGGCCTTTCGTTCCCCGCAGAGCGACTTGAAGCGGCCCGTAACACGAATAAGTTGGGTCGTTTTGCCACGGTTGAAGACGTTGCGGAGCAAGTCAAAGCTTTTGTCGTGTCGAAGTCAGTGACTGGGCAAAATGGGGTCATCGATGCTGGATTTAGTCTATGA
- a CDS encoding hypothetical protein (EggNog:ENOG41) — protein sequence MTRTHLKRPAFANSTSKATNGSLPDVPRIVKDVIDSVRREGDAAVRRYSEQFDKWSPSSFKLSKEDIELVMARVPEQVINDIKTVQSNVRKFAEAQLNSIKEFEIEMAPGVFLGQKNNPIDSVGAYIPGGRYPLLASAHMTILTAKVAGVRNVVACTPPASGEIPLATVAAMHLAGADEIFILGGIQAIAAMAIGTETVPKVDFIAGPGNAFVAEAKRQLFGQIGIDLFAGPTEVLIVADETADPYMIATDLLSQAEHGPDTPVVLICTSAEVAKSAIKYCDEQLTTLKTAAIASVSWRDYGEVILADTVDEAYQIADEFASEHVQILTANPREALTKMQHYGALFLGPMTCVSFGDKCIGTNHVLPTKHAARYTGGLWVGKFLRTVTYQEVKSSQASGELGQLCGRAARVELFEGHARSGDIRAHRYIGDKFEWIKQ from the exons atgactcGAACACATCTCAAGCGTCCCGCGTTCGCCAACTCAACAAGTAAAGCCACCAATGGCTCACTGCCTGATGTCCCCAGGATAGTCAAGGACGTAATTGATAGCGTCCGGCGAGAAGGCGATGCCGCCGTGCGGCGTTACAGCGAGCAATTCGACAAATGGTCTCCTTccagcttcaagctctccaaGGAGGACATCGAGCTAGTCATGGCCCGGGTCCCAGAGCAAGTCATCAATGATATCAAAACTGTTCAGTCCAACGTCCGGAAGTTTGCTGAGGCCCAGTTGAACTCAATCAAAgagtttgagattgagatggcTCCTGGTGTATTTCTTGGTCAGAAGAACAACCCAATTGACTCAGTTGGAGC ATACATCCCAGGAGGGCGGTATCCCCTATTGGCTTCCGCGCACATGACCATCTTGACAGCCAAAGTTGCAGGCGTCAGAAATGTAGTAGCCTGTACACCCCCTGCATCGGGTGAAATTCCCCTGGCTACAGTCGCTGCCATGCATCTCGCAGGTGCAGATgagatcttcatcctcggaGGCATTCAAGCCATCGCAGCAATGGCCATCGGCACGGAAACCGTGCCCAAGGTGGACTTCATCGCAGGTCCAGGCAACGCTTTTGTTGCCGAGGCGAAAAGGCAGTTGTTTGGACAGATTGGAATTGACCTCTTCGCTGGGCCAACAGAAGTTCTGATCGTGGCGGATGAAACAGCAGATCCGTACATGATTGCAACCGATCTTCTTTCTCAGGCTGAGCATGGACCTGATACACCTGTTGTCTTGATCTGCACCTCGGCTGAAGTGGCAAAGAGTGCCATCAAGTACTGTGATGAGCAGCTGACTACGCTCAAGACTGCAGCTATAGCTAGCGTCTCGTGGCGTGACTACGGAGAGGTTATCCTCGCTGATACGGTCGACGAAGCCTATCAGATTGCCGACGAGTTCGCTTCCGAACATGTACAAATTCTCACTGCGAACCCCAGAGAAGCGCTTACCAAGATGCAACACTACGGAGCTTTGTTTCTGGGCCCGATGACCTGCGTTTCTTTTGGTGACAAG TGTATTGGTACGAACCACGTCCTCCCTACAAAACACGCGGCGAGGTACACTGGCGGTCTATGGGTAGGAAAGTTCCTCCGCACTGTGACTTATCAGGAAGTCAAGTCTTCTCAGGCAAGTGGTGAGCTTGGTCAGCTCTGCGGGAGGGCTGCGCGGGTAGAACTCTTTGAGGGCCACGCGAGGTCTGGAGACATTCGGGCACATCGATACATCGGGGACAAGTTTGAGTGGATAAAGCAGTAG
- a CDS encoding hypothetical protein (EggNog:ENOG41) translates to MGSRISLSVSWLCLLLTVSALPAPDPSSCISEISLPTITLRPSKGIYENVYTRKYQELAPQGLTVATYTFTQTCSTINCPIHFETAPPTGFTQAVVADRSLTATLTFPTESLAAYTAAGYIIKPVNTAAPTHLDSGAGSPPISSTAKNSGSSSNNATKIPSYFDRNKPTSSVGAFTPLLSPSSSTGILTLDPSTSGIPSFSDPLSKDNSGSNGQQFVVVGAAGAEKPDIIISISGISRARIRDSPKHGPGMYE, encoded by the exons ATGGGGTCACGTATCAGCCTGAGTGTCAGCTGGCTCTGCCTTCTCCTCACAGTATCTGCCCTACCCGCCCCtgacccttcttcttgcatTAGTGAGATATCTCTCCCTACCATTACTCTTCGACCAAGCAAGGGCATCTACGAGAATGTCTACACTAGAAAATACCAGGAGCTGGCCCCCCAAGGCTTAACGGTAGCTACCTACACCTTCACTCAGACGTGCTCGACCATCAACTGCCCAATTCACTTCGAGACTGCTCCTCCCACCGGCTTTACCCAGGCTGTGGTCGCAGACAGATCACTCACCGCGACTCTCACATTCCCTACTGAGTCTCTGGCAGCATACACCGCCGCTGGCTACATTATCAAGCCTGTCAACACTGCTGCTCCTACGCACCTTGATTCGGGTGCTGGCTCTCCACCTATCTCAAGCACGGCAAAGAACTCTGGCAGCTCTTCCAATAATGCCACCAAAATCCCGAGCTATTTCGATAGAAATaagccaacatcatctgTCGGAGCGTTCACTCCCCTACTcagtccttcttcctctacGGGGATTCTTACCCTAGACCCATCTACCTCAGGGATTCCTTCTTTCAGTGACCCATTGAGCAAGGACAACAGCGGGTCTAATGGTCAACAGTTTGTGGTTGTGGGTGCTGCTGGGGCGGAAAAGCCTGATATCATTATATCTATTTCAGGAATAAGc CGGGCCCGGATAAGAGATTCCCCGAAACACGGTCCGGGAATGTACGAGTAG